In a genomic window of Halobiforma lacisalsi AJ5:
- a CDS encoding DUF7535 family protein → MSTKVSESTGYVPNVQMSAFGYVMAAILVIVMLPVLPIIALAWIVWRAFIAEEPAEPSYETWREQANTDWARSVAGLDEEEQEAEAEEAEEKAEAEA, encoded by the coding sequence ATGTCCACGAAAGTATCCGAGTCGACGGGGTACGTCCCGAACGTACAGATGTCCGCGTTCGGGTACGTCATGGCGGCGATCCTCGTTATCGTCATGCTGCCCGTCCTTCCGATCATCGCGCTGGCCTGGATCGTCTGGCGGGCCTTCATCGCGGAGGAACCGGCGGAACCGAGCTACGAGACCTGGCGGGAGCAAGCCAACACCGACTGGGCGCGATCGGTCGCCGGCCTTGACGAGGAGGAACAGGAAGCGGAAGCCGAGGAGGCCGAGGAGAAGGCGGAAGCCGAGGCCTAA
- a CDS encoding glutathione S-transferase family protein: protein MNKLVDGEWRTDAYETTNEEGEFERQETTFRDRIRDDPDARFQPEAGRYHLYVSYACPWAHRTLVMRALKGLEDAISVSVVDPYRDDDGWQFTPEKDGCTRDHVHDVDYLRELYVKADPDATCRVTVPVLWDTQEDTIVNNESEEIMRMLDTEFDEYATRDADLYPEGYRDEVDRIIDEIYEPINNGVYRAGFATDQGPYDEAVDDLFSALDHWDEVLADQRYLAGDRLTEADVAMFTTLVRFDNVYHTHFMCNVQYIREYENLWPYLRDLYQTGVADRREGTSNERAESEATRETSGVADTVRMDHIKEHYYTTHPDVNPHRIVAHGPDLEFEAPHDRDELPGNPPTDLVAAADD, encoded by the coding sequence ATGAACAAACTCGTCGACGGCGAGTGGCGAACGGACGCATACGAGACGACCAACGAGGAAGGCGAGTTCGAGCGCCAGGAGACGACGTTTCGCGACCGGATCCGCGACGATCCCGACGCTCGGTTCCAGCCGGAAGCGGGTCGGTACCACCTCTACGTCTCCTACGCCTGTCCGTGGGCCCATCGGACCCTCGTGATGCGGGCGTTGAAAGGCCTCGAGGACGCCATCTCCGTGTCGGTCGTCGACCCCTACCGCGACGACGACGGCTGGCAGTTCACGCCCGAGAAGGACGGCTGTACGCGCGATCACGTCCACGACGTCGACTACCTCCGGGAGCTGTACGTGAAGGCCGATCCCGACGCGACCTGTCGGGTGACGGTCCCGGTCCTGTGGGACACGCAGGAGGACACCATCGTCAACAACGAGTCCGAGGAGATCATGCGGATGTTAGACACCGAGTTCGACGAGTACGCGACTCGAGACGCGGACCTCTACCCCGAGGGCTACCGAGACGAGGTCGACCGGATCATCGACGAGATCTACGAACCGATCAACAACGGCGTGTACCGGGCTGGCTTCGCGACCGACCAGGGGCCCTACGACGAGGCCGTCGACGACCTCTTTTCCGCGCTGGACCACTGGGACGAGGTCCTGGCGGACCAGCGATACCTCGCCGGCGACCGGCTCACGGAGGCCGACGTCGCGATGTTCACGACCCTGGTCCGGTTCGACAACGTCTATCACACACACTTCATGTGTAACGTCCAGTACATCCGCGAGTACGAGAACCTGTGGCCGTACCTCCGGGACCTCTATCAGACGGGCGTCGCCGACCGTCGGGAGGGGACGTCGAACGAACGAGCGGAGAGCGAAGCGACCCGCGAGACCTCCGGCGTGGCCGACACCGTCCGGATGGACCACATCAAGGAACACTACTACACGACCCACCCGGACGTGAACCCTCACCGGATCGTCGCGCACGGCCCGGACCTCGAGTTCGAGGCCCCTCATGACCGCGACGAACTCCCGGGCAACCCGCCAACGGATCTCGTGGCGGCGGCCGACGACTGA
- a CDS encoding calcium/sodium antiporter translates to MNVVSVGVGILALWLGARWLVDGAANIAGDVGVSPLVVGLTVVAFGTSSPELVVSASAAFSGGGDVAVGNVIGSNVFNVAIILGVVAVLSPFRVTETLLRRDVLAMVATTAIATVVLVDLSVTRLEGGVLAALLASYVAALWISVRGSDGPASDQPFVEGASTESKSVGAIDGTDPDTVRIDRWRDGGRLLVGLISVVVGGRLLVESATAVALSLGVSQWLIGVTVVAAGTSLPELVTSVVATRRGDVAIAAGNVVGSNVFNFLGVLGVAALVRPLTVDGAVLGGLLWVGALTLGAATVLATGRQLTRLEGVALLLAGIGYWIASAL, encoded by the coding sequence ATGAACGTCGTGTCGGTCGGCGTGGGGATACTCGCCCTGTGGCTCGGTGCGCGCTGGCTGGTGGACGGAGCCGCGAACATCGCCGGGGACGTCGGCGTTTCGCCGCTCGTCGTCGGGCTTACCGTCGTCGCTTTCGGCACGTCTTCGCCCGAACTGGTCGTGTCGGCGAGCGCGGCGTTCTCCGGGGGCGGGGACGTCGCGGTGGGGAACGTTATCGGCTCGAACGTGTTCAACGTCGCGATCATCCTCGGCGTCGTCGCCGTTCTCTCTCCGTTTCGTGTCACGGAAACGCTGCTCCGTCGGGACGTCCTTGCGATGGTCGCAACGACGGCGATCGCGACCGTCGTTCTCGTCGACCTCTCCGTGACCCGCCTCGAGGGCGGAGTCCTCGCCGCGTTGCTGGCGAGTTACGTCGCGGCGCTCTGGATCTCGGTCCGCGGGAGCGACGGGCCGGCCAGTGACCAGCCGTTCGTTGAGGGGGCGTCCACCGAATCGAAGTCCGTCGGGGCAATCGATGGAACGGATCCTGACACCGTTCGAATCGACCGCTGGCGCGACGGCGGCCGTCTTCTCGTCGGGCTTATCTCCGTCGTCGTCGGCGGCCGGCTGCTGGTGGAGTCCGCAACCGCGGTAGCGCTGTCGCTTGGCGTCTCGCAGTGGCTTATCGGCGTGACCGTCGTTGCTGCCGGGACCTCGCTGCCGGAACTCGTCACGTCGGTCGTGGCGACGCGACGCGGAGACGTCGCGATCGCGGCCGGCAACGTCGTCGGCTCGAACGTCTTCAACTTCCTCGGCGTGCTCGGCGTCGCTGCGCTCGTCCGACCCCTGACCGTCGACGGCGCCGTACTCGGCGGACTGCTCTGGGTCGGCGCGCTCACCCTGGGCGCGGCGACCGTCCTCGCCACCGGCCGGCAACTGACGCGTCTGGAGGGCGTCGCACTTCTGCTCGCCGGAATCGGCTACTGGATCGCGAGCGCGCTCTGA
- a CDS encoding Na+/H+ antiporter NhaC family protein, with protein MSDGSDDSAGSDPADSFTQETGDDGPKITFYGGRGMSAFPIAFFILWAVAQTALWRISDTAGLIVGILVGLIVGMFFVRGDWKTYANTIFEGMTQPVAVTAIVAWIWAGMFAELLQDGGFVDGLVWLADVAGIGAALFPAITFVLAALFTTGIGTGYGATIAFVTLFFPAGILLGANPILLFGAILSGAIFGDNLAPVSDTTIVSAVTQDSDIGGVVASRFKYVIIAAVVAFVGYVFAGQFMSGLEIAGDAQEVLVAQSEPVGLVHLISMGVVIGTAVAGRHIVEAISWGIVFAAGFSLILGLTSLGDIVMFNAPSDAPLAEPLEFLPVLTVVEDANAVGVGGSLINGAAGFFELAILVLLIIAAAQIMIRGGAFQVILDWSIENLATNVRNAELTMVGSAALINAVITINTAAEVAIGPYISKIGERFNLNGYRRANILDGQTAALGYIFPWSGGVLAGFTAMQTLPGEYEWFETGMLVTPIDVVPFVFQGWLLVAVFVVAALTGFGREYVIDRESEEVARI; from the coding sequence ATGAGTGATGGCAGTGATGACTCGGCCGGCTCGGATCCGGCCGACTCATTCACCCAGGAAACTGGGGATGATGGGCCGAAAATAACGTTCTACGGCGGCCGGGGGATGAGCGCGTTTCCGATCGCGTTTTTTATCCTCTGGGCGGTTGCACAGACTGCACTCTGGCGAATCTCCGACACCGCCGGGTTGATCGTCGGGATCCTCGTCGGGCTGATCGTCGGGATGTTCTTCGTCCGTGGCGACTGGAAGACGTACGCGAACACGATCTTCGAAGGGATGACCCAGCCCGTCGCAGTGACGGCGATCGTCGCCTGGATCTGGGCGGGGATGTTCGCCGAGTTGCTCCAGGACGGCGGCTTCGTCGACGGCCTGGTCTGGCTGGCCGACGTCGCCGGTATCGGCGCGGCGCTGTTCCCCGCGATCACGTTCGTCCTCGCGGCGCTTTTCACCACTGGGATCGGGACGGGGTACGGCGCGACCATCGCGTTCGTCACCCTGTTCTTCCCTGCGGGGATCCTGCTGGGAGCGAACCCCATCCTGCTGTTCGGCGCGATCCTCTCGGGCGCGATCTTCGGCGACAACCTCGCGCCCGTCAGCGACACCACGATCGTAAGCGCCGTCACGCAGGACTCCGACATCGGCGGCGTCGTCGCCTCTCGATTCAAATACGTGATCATCGCGGCCGTCGTGGCGTTCGTCGGCTACGTCTTCGCCGGTCAGTTCATGAGCGGCCTCGAAATCGCGGGCGACGCCCAGGAGGTCCTGGTCGCCCAGAGCGAACCGGTCGGCCTCGTCCATCTCATCTCGATGGGCGTCGTGATCGGGACCGCGGTCGCCGGCCGTCACATCGTCGAGGCGATCTCGTGGGGGATCGTCTTCGCGGCCGGGTTCAGCCTGATCCTCGGCCTGACGTCGCTCGGCGACATCGTCATGTTCAACGCGCCGTCGGACGCGCCGCTGGCCGAACCGCTCGAGTTCCTCCCCGTGCTCACGGTCGTCGAGGACGCGAACGCGGTCGGCGTCGGCGGCAGTCTGATAAACGGGGCCGCGGGCTTCTTCGAGCTCGCGATCCTCGTCCTGCTGATCATCGCGGCCGCACAGATCATGATCCGCGGCGGGGCCTTCCAGGTGATCCTCGACTGGTCGATCGAGAACCTCGCGACGAACGTTCGCAACGCCGAGTTGACGATGGTCGGCTCCGCAGCGCTGATCAACGCGGTCATCACCATCAACACGGCCGCGGAGGTCGCGATCGGACCGTACATCTCGAAGATCGGCGAACGGTTCAACCTGAACGGCTACCGCCGGGCGAACATCCTGGACGGCCAGACGGCCGCGCTGGGATACATCTTCCCGTGGTCGGGCGGCGTTCTCGCCGGCTTCACCGCGATGCAGACTCTGCCCGGGGAATACGAGTGGTTCGAAACCGGGATGCTGGTGACGCCGATCGACGTCGTCCCGTTCGTCTTCCAGGGCTGGCTCCTGGTCGCCGTCTTCGTCGTGGCGGCGCTGACCGGGTTCGGACGCGAATACGTTATCGACCGTGAAAGCGAAGAGGTGGCACGAATATGA
- a CDS encoding DUF7513 family protein, giving the protein MSVFDKYFKGWHFRDSSPSLSTGDELSVFIAESNSNREGHAYIGDTHLIVEGAGPETVEKRVKVRVTEFDETSATGRGEFVEVVGESSYTG; this is encoded by the coding sequence ATGAGCGTCTTTGACAAGTATTTCAAAGGATGGCACTTCCGCGATTCGAGTCCGTCGCTGTCAACGGGTGACGAGTTGAGCGTCTTCATCGCGGAGTCGAACAGTAACCGTGAGGGCCACGCCTACATCGGCGACACGCACCTGATCGTCGAGGGGGCCGGCCCCGAAACCGTCGAGAAACGCGTCAAGGTCCGCGTCACCGAGTTCGACGAGACCTCGGCGACGGGACGCGGCGAGTTCGTCGAGGTCGTCGGCGAGAGTTCCTACACCGGCTGA
- a CDS encoding DNA methyltransferase, with protein MGDDGHGHRQSRLFTTEEGEFDADRAREESLPVEDGELIDTDELADHQRYVEGRGIYDERNRVNDLTGKEWKYATKSVIAEGYPPDLQHELRSEHGGQKPPRLCAELIGRFSKAGDTVLDPFAGVGGTLLGASLCEHEGTGLREAIGFERNERWVDVYETVLEQENEERRARGDPPLEPQELRHGDCADLIEDVPEHSIDLLLTDVPYWHMDELEQTRNERRTRESKLGSFDGATGDDGGDSNDGEPVADEERTKAEWLADMGEKFSRFADAVDPTGHVVVFIGDMYRDQSYEFLSADLARAIESAAPLTLAANLIWYDPTKDLHVYGYPFSFVPSMVHQNVLVFRLESESESEAEDEQD; from the coding sequence ATGGGAGACGACGGACACGGTCACCGCCAGAGCCGACTGTTCACGACCGAGGAGGGGGAGTTCGACGCCGACCGCGCCCGCGAGGAGTCGCTGCCGGTCGAAGACGGCGAGTTGATCGACACCGACGAACTCGCGGATCACCAGCGCTACGTCGAGGGCCGCGGGATCTACGACGAGCGCAATCGGGTCAACGACCTCACCGGCAAGGAGTGGAAGTACGCGACCAAGTCGGTGATCGCGGAAGGATACCCGCCGGACCTCCAGCACGAGCTGCGCAGCGAACACGGCGGACAGAAACCCCCGCGGCTCTGCGCCGAGTTGATCGGCCGGTTCAGCAAGGCCGGCGACACCGTACTCGATCCGTTCGCCGGGGTCGGCGGCACGCTGCTTGGGGCGAGCCTCTGTGAACACGAGGGAACCGGGCTTCGCGAGGCGATCGGTTTCGAGCGCAACGAGCGCTGGGTCGACGTCTACGAGACGGTCCTCGAGCAGGAAAACGAGGAGCGACGCGCCCGCGGTGACCCCCCACTCGAGCCCCAGGAACTCCGTCACGGGGACTGTGCCGACCTGATCGAGGACGTGCCCGAGCACTCGATCGACCTGCTGCTGACTGACGTCCCCTACTGGCACATGGACGAACTCGAGCAGACGCGCAACGAACGCCGGACCCGCGAGAGCAAACTGGGGTCGTTCGACGGAGCTACCGGTGACGACGGGGGAGACTCGAACGACGGGGAACCGGTCGCCGACGAAGAGCGAACGAAAGCCGAGTGGCTCGCGGACATGGGCGAGAAGTTCTCCCGGTTCGCCGACGCGGTCGATCCGACGGGCCACGTCGTCGTCTTCATCGGAGACATGTACCGCGATCAGTCCTACGAGTTCCTCTCGGCCGACCTCGCGCGGGCGATCGAATCCGCGGCTCCACTGACGCTCGCGGCGAACCTGATCTGGTACGACCCGACGAAGGACCTGCACGTCTACGGCTACCCGTTCTCGTTCGTTCCGTCGATGGTTCACCAGAACGTGCTCGTGTTTCGGCTCGAGAGCGAGAGCGAGAGCGAGGCCGAAGACGAACAGGACTGA
- a CDS encoding potassium channel family protein translates to MQFVIVGYGRVGSRTARILREEGYDIVVVDIDPDRVERATNDGFETVTGDGSEEDVLLEAGIDEADAIGAFSPDLNANFAACMVGKHHGCRTVLRIDEDYREDIYEKYAEDVDEIVYPERLGAAGAKTALLGGDFNVVADLAANLQLTVLEIGEDSPAVGKRVSELELPASARVYAHGREHESLSIPLPGTELEAGDEVAVITETDRADDVRAVLSSPKA, encoded by the coding sequence ATGCAGTTTGTTATCGTGGGGTACGGACGCGTCGGATCGCGGACGGCACGCATCCTGCGGGAGGAGGGCTACGACATCGTCGTCGTGGACATCGATCCCGACCGGGTCGAGCGCGCCACGAACGACGGGTTCGAGACGGTCACCGGCGACGGGTCCGAGGAGGACGTCCTGCTCGAGGCCGGCATCGACGAGGCCGACGCGATCGGCGCGTTCTCCCCCGACCTGAACGCCAACTTCGCGGCCTGTATGGTCGGCAAACACCACGGCTGTCGAACCGTTCTCCGTATCGACGAGGACTACCGCGAGGACATCTACGAGAAGTACGCCGAGGACGTCGACGAGATCGTTTACCCGGAGCGACTCGGTGCGGCCGGCGCAAAGACGGCCTTGCTCGGGGGCGACTTCAACGTCGTCGCGGACCTGGCCGCGAACCTGCAACTCACCGTCCTCGAGATCGGCGAGGACTCGCCGGCGGTCGGGAAACGGGTGAGCGAACTCGAGTTGCCCGCGTCGGCGCGCGTCTACGCACACGGACGCGAACACGAGTCGCTCTCGATCCCGCTCCCGGGGACCGAACTCGAGGCCGGCGACGAGGTCGCGGTCATCACGGAGACCGACCGTGCGGACGATGTCCGTGCGGTGTTGTCGTCACCGAAAGCCTGA
- a CDS encoding NCS2 family permease: protein MGILDRHFGFDEHDTDLETETIAGLTTFLAMSYIIVVNPLILGEAITIDGYSQGEVQQMIAVATILASVVAIGVMAFWANRPFGLAPGMGLNAFFAFTVVLGLGVPWEVALAAVFVEGVIFILLTAVGARRYVIELFPEPVKFAVGAGIGLFLLFLGLQEMEIVVADPATLVAMGNVATSPVAALSLAGLALMLMLHARGVRGSIVIGILATAAAGWLLTLFGITSPGTLTPPGSYEQVTQDGLANMIANVQYDFTPLVAGFVDGLGMITEDPLVFVIVVFTFFFVDFFDTAGTLIGVSQVGGFLDEEGDLPEIEKPLMADAVGTTVGAMIGTSTVTTYIESSTGVEEGGRTGFTALVVGTLFLLSLLIVPVISAIPQYATYVALVVVGIIMLRGVADIDWQNPAWAIAGGLTITVMPLTASISNGLAAGIVSYPLVKAATGEPRDVSLGQWALALAFVVYFAIYFTVEAGNVTF from the coding sequence ATGGGGATCCTCGACCGACACTTCGGATTCGACGAACACGATACTGACCTCGAGACTGAAACCATCGCGGGGCTGACGACGTTTCTGGCGATGTCGTACATCATCGTCGTCAACCCGCTCATCCTCGGGGAGGCGATAACGATCGACGGCTACAGCCAGGGGGAAGTACAGCAGATGATCGCCGTCGCGACGATTCTCGCGTCGGTGGTCGCCATCGGCGTGATGGCGTTCTGGGCGAACAGGCCGTTCGGACTCGCGCCGGGGATGGGATTGAACGCCTTCTTCGCGTTTACGGTCGTGCTCGGCCTCGGCGTGCCGTGGGAGGTCGCGCTCGCGGCGGTGTTCGTCGAGGGCGTGATCTTCATCCTCCTGACCGCGGTCGGCGCCCGTCGCTACGTCATCGAACTGTTCCCCGAGCCGGTCAAGTTCGCCGTCGGAGCCGGTATCGGACTCTTCCTGCTCTTTCTGGGCCTCCAGGAGATGGAGATCGTCGTCGCCGATCCCGCTACCCTCGTGGCGATGGGGAACGTCGCGACGAGCCCCGTCGCCGCGCTGTCGCTGGCCGGCCTGGCGCTGATGCTGATGCTTCACGCTCGCGGCGTTCGGGGATCGATCGTCATCGGAATTCTCGCGACCGCCGCCGCCGGCTGGCTGCTGACGCTCTTCGGCATTACGTCCCCCGGCACACTGACGCCGCCGGGAAGCTACGAGCAGGTGACCCAGGACGGGCTGGCGAACATGATCGCGAATGTCCAGTACGACTTCACGCCGCTCGTCGCCGGCTTCGTCGACGGCCTCGGGATGATCACCGAGGACCCGCTCGTCTTCGTGATCGTCGTCTTCACGTTCTTCTTCGTGGACTTCTTCGACACCGCCGGGACGCTCATCGGCGTCTCCCAGGTCGGCGGCTTCCTGGACGAGGAGGGTGACCTCCCCGAGATCGAGAAGCCGCTGATGGCCGACGCCGTCGGGACCACCGTCGGCGCGATGATCGGCACCTCGACGGTGACCACCTACATCGAATCCTCGACCGGCGTCGAGGAGGGCGGCCGAACCGGGTTCACCGCCCTCGTCGTCGGCACCCTCTTCCTGCTGTCGCTGTTGATCGTTCCGGTGATCAGCGCCATCCCACAGTACGCGACCTACGTCGCCCTGGTCGTCGTGGGGATCATCATGCTGCGTGGCGTCGCCGACATCGACTGGCAGAACCCGGCCTGGGCGATCGCCGGCGGACTGACGATCACGGTCATGCCGCTGACCGCGTCGATCTCGAACGGGCTGGCCGCCGGAATCGTCAGCTACCCGCTCGTCAAGGCCGCGACCGGCGAACCGCGGGACGTCTCGCTCGGCCAGTGGGCCCTCGCCCTCGCGTTCGTGGTCTACTTCGCGATCTACTTCACGGTCGAGGCCGGCAACGTCACGTTCTGA
- a CDS encoding glutathione S-transferase N-terminal domain-containing protein — MSDITLYELPGCPYCAKVHSKLDELELEYDVIEVPRSHGDRTEVEKVSGQTGVPVITDEAQGVEGMNESDDIVEYLEETYA, encoded by the coding sequence ATGTCCGACATCACGCTGTACGAACTCCCCGGCTGTCCTTACTGTGCGAAAGTCCACTCGAAGCTCGACGAACTCGAACTCGAGTACGACGTGATCGAGGTGCCACGGTCCCACGGCGACCGAACCGAAGTGGAGAAAGTAAGCGGACAGACCGGCGTGCCGGTCATCACCGACGAGGCCCAGGGCGTCGAGGGAATGAACGAAAGCGACGACATCGTCGAGTACCTCGAGGAGACCTACGCGTAA
- a CDS encoding transcriptional regulator, with the protein MSRSALVGNVTAMLEDAGFAVSDRCAIRPKSFDVAARRGNDLILVKILGNIDAFNEETGHEMRRLGTYLEATPLVIGLRSRDEDLKPDVVYFRHGVPVLSPDTAYNLFIEDVPPLIYAAPGGLYVNIDGDLLADEREQRDLSLGQLASELGVSRRTVSKYEDGMNASVEVAMELQEMFDAPLTSPVDVLDGADDVHETDSTPEDPEADPDDEQVVAVFTRAGYKVHPTIRSPFKAVSRETEEGDDDGEEDVVLTGHSEFTKAAEKRARIMSSIGQVTHTQSVYVVDRAKRDSVDGTALVERNELSEMRNAEELRKVIRERAEREEAA; encoded by the coding sequence ATGTCCCGCTCCGCACTGGTCGGTAACGTGACCGCGATGTTAGAGGACGCGGGATTCGCAGTCAGCGACCGGTGTGCGATCCGGCCGAAGAGTTTCGACGTCGCTGCGCGCCGCGGTAACGATCTGATCCTCGTGAAGATTCTCGGAAACATCGACGCCTTCAACGAGGAGACCGGCCACGAGATGCGCCGTCTCGGGACCTATCTCGAGGCGACGCCGCTCGTCATCGGACTTCGCAGTCGCGACGAGGACCTGAAACCCGACGTCGTCTACTTCCGACACGGCGTCCCGGTACTCAGTCCGGACACCGCGTACAACCTGTTCATCGAGGACGTCCCGCCGCTGATCTACGCCGCTCCGGGCGGGCTCTACGTCAACATCGACGGCGACCTGCTCGCCGACGAGCGCGAGCAGCGCGACCTGAGCCTCGGCCAGCTCGCGAGCGAACTCGGCGTCTCCCGGCGGACGGTCTCGAAGTACGAGGACGGCATGAACGCCTCCGTCGAGGTCGCGATGGAACTACAGGAGATGTTCGACGCGCCGCTGACCAGCCCGGTGGACGTCTTGGATGGGGCGGACGACGTCCACGAGACCGACTCCACCCCGGAGGACCCGGAGGCCGATCCCGACGACGAACAGGTCGTCGCGGTCTTCACCCGGGCCGGCTACAAGGTCCACCCGACGATTCGCTCGCCGTTCAAGGCGGTCAGCCGCGAGACCGAAGAGGGAGACGACGACGGGGAAGAAGACGTGGTCCTGACGGGCCACTCCGAGTTCACCAAGGCCGCCGAGAAGCGGGCCCGCATCATGAGTTCGATCGGTCAGGTCACCCACACCCAGTCGGTGTACGTCGTCGACCGTGCGAAACGCGACTCCGTCGACGGCACCGCCCTGGTCGAACGCAACGAACTCTCGGAGATGCGCAACGCGGAGGAACTCCGGAAAGTAATCCGCGAACGCGCCGAACGAGAGGAAGCGGCCTGA
- a CDS encoding tRNA(Ile)(2)-agmatinylcytidine synthase has translation MTVVGIDDTDSRERGMCTTYVARRVAQRLRGEIEGATVERLLLVRLNPAVEYKTRGNASLAIHADCDPDRAFEIARECLESLAETADERTHPGLVVADSDSGAVPDDVVGFARRAVQEELPLADATARCDRHGFRTWHAGNGRGRIGALAAVGAWTAFDEWTYEYISYREPERWGTPREVDDESVFAAADWGYPEAWDTVDREEGETVCVPHTPGPILHGIRGDDPETVRAVAGRIDAEPVAESQLFVTNQGTDAHVRAGEDDRSVADVRDSRAYRLEAHVASEPETRRGGHVFFEVVDPNATVTGSDDAARLECAAFEPTKRFRDRVRALRIGDRITVCGEVADGTLKLEKFAVRNLVETELATPICPDCERTMESAGRNQGYRCRDCETTAATKREVPIDRDLEEGWYEVPPCARRHVAKPLVRGGFDAPTHPER, from the coding sequence ATGACCGTCGTCGGGATCGACGATACCGACTCCCGCGAGCGCGGTATGTGTACGACCTACGTTGCCAGACGCGTCGCCCAGCGACTGCGCGGAGAGATCGAGGGAGCGACGGTCGAACGGCTCCTGCTGGTACGGCTCAACCCCGCCGTCGAATACAAGACGCGTGGCAACGCCTCGCTCGCGATCCACGCCGACTGCGATCCCGACCGCGCGTTCGAGATCGCCCGGGAGTGTCTCGAGTCGCTCGCCGAGACCGCCGACGAGCGGACCCATCCCGGACTCGTCGTGGCCGACAGCGATTCCGGCGCGGTGCCGGACGACGTCGTCGGGTTCGCCCGGCGGGCGGTCCAAGAGGAACTGCCGCTCGCCGACGCGACGGCCCGCTGTGACCGCCACGGGTTCCGCACCTGGCACGCGGGCAACGGTCGCGGCCGTATCGGCGCGCTCGCCGCGGTCGGTGCGTGGACGGCCTTCGACGAGTGGACCTACGAGTACATCTCCTACCGCGAACCCGAGCGCTGGGGCACCCCCCGGGAAGTCGACGACGAGAGCGTCTTCGCGGCCGCCGACTGGGGCTATCCCGAGGCCTGGGACACGGTCGACCGCGAAGAGGGCGAAACCGTCTGCGTTCCCCACACGCCCGGGCCGATCCTCCACGGGATCCGGGGCGACGACCCGGAGACTGTCCGGGCAGTCGCCGGCCGTATCGACGCCGAACCCGTCGCCGAGAGCCAGCTGTTCGTCACCAACCAGGGGACGGACGCCCACGTTCGCGCCGGCGAGGACGACCGCTCGGTTGCGGACGTCCGGGACAGTCGTGCGTATCGCCTCGAGGCCCACGTCGCGTCGGAACCGGAGACCCGCCGGGGCGGACACGTCTTCTTCGAGGTGGTCGATCCGAACGCGACGGTGACGGGGTCGGACGACGCCGCTCGGCTCGAGTGTGCGGCCTTCGAACCCACCAAACGCTTTCGCGACCGCGTTCGCGCGCTGCGGATTGGGGACCGGATCACCGTCTGCGGCGAAGTCGCAGACGGCACCCTCAAACTCGAGAAGTTCGCCGTCCGGAACCTCGTGGAGACGGAACTCGCGACGCCGATCTGTCCGGACTGCGAGCGGACGATGGAAAGCGCCGGCCGGAACCAGGGCTATCGCTGTCGGGACTGCGAGACGACCGCCGCGACGAAACGCGAGGTTCCGATCGACCGCGATCTCGAAGAAGGGTGGTACGAGGTGCCGCCGTGTGCACGCCGCCACGTCGCGAAACCGCTGGTTCGGGGCGGGTTCGACGCGCCGACGCATCCGGAGCGATAG
- a CDS encoding VNG_1110C family protein — MPDPARLRDSTQIVLRQEALERLEQPLDDEFAVTVFEEEENRYRIIGSPVEIKEASEFLARRGVAVL, encoded by the coding sequence ATGCCTGACCCCGCGCGGCTGCGAGACAGTACCCAGATCGTCCTCCGGCAGGAGGCACTCGAGCGACTCGAGCAGCCGTTAGACGACGAGTTCGCCGTGACGGTTTTCGAGGAGGAAGAAAACCGCTACCGGATCATCGGCAGTCCGGTCGAGATCAAGGAAGCCAGCGAGTTTCTCGCCCGCCGGGGCGTCGCCGTCCTCTGA
- a CDS encoding nucleoside deaminase yields MSDPTSDEDDFDDFDHEAHMRRAFELAREAADRGDRPFGSVLVRDDTEIMSDSNRVVTEDDVRRHPELHLAYRACRELEPDERAETVMYTSTEPCPMCAGGMVSAGFGRVVYSVSSEEIAEFTGTEPSVRSAEILDGVSDVVGPVLNEEGRRIHRDFDW; encoded by the coding sequence GTGTCCGATCCGACCTCCGACGAAGACGACTTCGACGACTTCGACCACGAAGCACACATGCGCCGGGCGTTCGAACTCGCTCGCGAGGCAGCCGACCGCGGCGACCGACCGTTCGGGTCGGTGCTCGTCCGCGACGATACGGAGATCATGTCCGACTCGAACCGGGTCGTCACCGAAGACGACGTCCGTCGGCACCCCGAACTGCACCTCGCGTATCGGGCCTGCCGGGAACTCGAGCCGGACGAACGCGCCGAGACGGTCATGTACACGAGTACGGAACCGTGTCCGATGTGTGCCGGTGGGATGGTCAGCGCCGGCTTCGGCCGGGTCGTCTACAGCGTCTCGAGCGAGGAGATCGCGGAGTTCACGGGGACCGAGCCGTCGGTCCGATCGGCGGAGATCCTCGACGGCGTCAGCGACGTCGTCGGCCCCGTACTGAACGAGGAAGGGCGGCGCATACACCGCGACTTCGACTGGTAA